CCCCGTATCGAGGATCCGACCGATGTGCTGGTGCGCATCACCTCCAGTGCGATCTGCGGGTCCGATCTGCACATGTACGAGGGGCGCACCGAGGCTGAGCCCGGGATCGTGTTCGGCCACGAGAACATGGGCGTGGTGGAGGAGATCGGGTCGGCGGTGACCTCGGTGTCCCGGGGGGACCGGGTGGTGATGCCGTTCAACGTGGCCTGCGGGTTCTGCCGCAACTGCCAGGCCGGCTTCACGGGGTTCTGCCTGACCGTCAACCCCGGCTTCGCCGGCGGCGCCTACGGTTACGTGGCGATGGGGCCCTACCGGGGCGGGCAGGCCGAGTACCTGCGGGTGCCCTTCGCCGACTTCAACTGCCTGGTGCTGCCGCCGGGCGAGGAGAACGAGGCCGATTACGCGCTGCTGGCCGACATCTTCCCCACGGGCTACCACGGGTGCGAGCTGGCCGGGGTGTCGCCGGGGGACACGGTGGCGGTCTACGGTGCGGGGCCGGTGGGGTTGATGGCGGCCTACTCGGCGTTTCTGCGCGGGGCCTCGCGGGTGCTGGTGGTGGACAAGGTGCCCGAGCGGCTGCGCATGGCCGAGTCGATCGGCGCCGAACCGGTCGACTTCAGCGCCGGCGATCCGGCCGAGCAGATCCGCGACCTCACCGGCGGCGGCACCGACAAGGGCATCGATGCGGTGGGCTACCAGGCCAAGGGCCACTCCGGTGAGGGCGAGGAGCCGGCCGCCGTGCTCAACGCGCTGGTGTACACGGTGCGGGCCACGGGGGCGCTGGGGGTGCCGGGCCTGTACCTGTCGTCCGATCCCGGCGGCGGTGACGAGGAGGCCCGGCAGGGCCGGCTGGTGCTGGAGATCGGCAAGCTGTTCGAGAAGGGCCTGCGGATGGGGACCGGGCAGGCCAACGTCAAGCGCTACAACCGGCAGTTGCGCGACCTGATCGCCCAGGGGCGGGCCAAGCCGTCGTTCGTGGTGTCCAACGAGGTGCCGTTGGACGAGGCGGCCTCGGCCTATGACAAGTTCGACCGCAGGGTGGAGGGCTACACCAAGGTGCTGCTGCATCCCTGAGGCGCCCGGTCCCGCGCCGCCCCAGGGGTCGGGGCGGCGCGGGGTTTTCGGTGCCTCAGCCGGGGGTCGGGGCGTGCAGGCGGCGGGCCAGGAGGTCCAGGTGGGTGCGCCAGGCCGCCAGGGCGGTGGAGCGCTCCTGCTCGGCGCCGTGCGGGCCGGTCTGGGTCAGGGTGATGCGGGCGCCCGCGGGCCCTTGCGACAGCTCCCAGCGCACGCGGCCGGCGGGGCCTTGGGCGTCGCGCCAGTCGTATTCGAGCAGGGTGGGGGCCTGCAGTGCGGTGATCGCCGCGGCGGGGACCTCTCGGGTGGTGGCGGTCGGCGGTGCCGGAGTGCCGGTGGTGGCGGTCTCGGCGCCGCTGGTCAGGGCGTCCCAGACGGTGTCGATGGGCGGGCCCATCAGTTGGCGGTCGAAGCGCACCAGCCAGCCCTGTTCGGTGCTGCCGGTCGAGCCGGTGTCCAGGCCGAAGGCGCTGATGTAGGTCTCGTGCCGTTGGGCGGGGTCGGTCGCGGCGGGTGCGGGCCGGTCGGCCAGGAGCGCCTGCAGTTGGTCCAGGCAGGTCTGCCAGCCGGTGGCGTAGGCGGCCGCGGCGGGCCGGTCGTCGAAGGTGTGGGTGAAGACCAGCAGGCAGTCCGCGCCCTCGGGGCGCAGTTCGAAGTGGACGAGGTCGTCGCTTTCGTTGGGCGTCTGCGCGGGTGCGTGCTCGCTGAAGGCGAAGGTGCGGGGCGGGTCGAGTTCGGTGATGGTGGCGGTCATGGTGGTGCCGGCGCCGTCGTCGAAGTCGATGCGGCCGCCGATGCGCAGGTCCATGTCCGTGACCTGGAAGGGGTACCAGCGGCTGAGGTGGTCGGGTTCGGTGATGGCGCGCCAGACCTTTTCCGGGGTGTGGTGCAGCTGCCGCTGGATGCGCAGCACGGGGCGTCCGTCGACGGTGCGCAGGGTCTCGTTCACGGCTGGTCCTTCCGGTTGTCGTCGGGTCGGTCGGGGTCGTCGGTCATGGTGTCGAGGTGGTCTTCGAGGGCGTCGAGGTGCTGGTTCCACAGGCGCCGGTAGGGCGCGAGCCAGGCGTCGACCTCTTCCAGGGGGTCGGTGCGCAGTTCGTACCAGCGGCGTTGGGCGTCGCGGCGGACCCGGACCAGTCCGGCCTCGCGCAGCACCCGCAGGTGCTTGGAGGTGCTGGGTTGGCTCAGGCCGAGCCGGTCGGTGAGTTCGCCGACCGGGTGGGGCCGCTGCAGGAGCAGGTCCAGGATCTGGCGCCGGGTGGGTTCGGCGAGGACGTCGAAGGGGATGGCCACCCCTTGAACATACTCCGTCGGTTATATGCTTGCAAGGGAATGTTTTCGGGTGTCGGCGGCGCGGCCCCGACCGCCGCGCCGCAGGCCGCGGAGTTGGCTAGGCTTGCTGCCCGTGATCTGGACGGTTTCCACGGTGAACGTGAACGGCCTGCGCGCGGCGGCGAAGAAGGGGTTCGGGCCCTGGCTGGCGGCCACCGGCGCCGACGTGGTGTGCCTGCAGGAGACGCGCGCCGAGCGCGCCCAGCTGCCCGATGCGGTGATCGAGCCCCCGGGCTGGCACACCGTGCTGGCCCCGGCCGCGGCCAAGGGGCGCGCCGGCGTGGCGCTGTACAGCAGGCGGCGCCCCGAGGCGGTGCGCATCGGCTTCGGCGAGGCGGAGTTCGACGACGCCGGGCGCTACGTCGAGGCCGACTTCGACCGGGTGACGGTGGGCAGCCTCTACCTGCCCTCGGGCGAGGTGGGCACCGAGCGCCAGGCCGAGAAGGAGCGCTTCATGGCGGCGTTCCTGCCCTACCTGGTGCGGCGCCGCTCGGAGACGAGCGCTCAGGGGCGCGAGCTGGTGGTGTGCGGGGACTACAACATCGCCCACAGCGAGGCCGACCTGAAGAACTGGCGCGCCAACGCCCGCTCCTCGGGCTTCCTGCCCGAGGAGCGGGCGTGGCTGTCGCGGCTGCTGGAGCAGGCCGACCTGGTCGACGCGGTGCGACGCCTGCACCCGTACCAGGACGGACCCTACTCGTGGTGGTCCTACCGGGGCCGGGCCTTCGACAACGACGCCGGATGGCGCATCGACTACCAGATGGCCTCGCCGGGGCTGGCCGAGCGCGCCAAGGAGGCGCTGGTGGAGCGGGCGGCCTCCTATGACCGGCGCTGGTCCGACCATGCGCCGGTCACCGTCTCCTACGACATGTAACGGCCGCGGTGGGGTAAATCGTGACAATGGTGATGGATGTTCGGGGGTGCCCGCGCAAGCGGGTCGGGCTTCGTCTGGGGTGAGAGCGGTTATGCGCGTTCCTGTCGTGTTCGTCCACGGGCTGCGGATCTCGGGGAGCATGTGGCGGCCCCAACTGGACGCGCTGCACGCTGAGGGACGCAGGGCCCTGGCCCCCGACCTGCCCGGCCACGGTGCGCGCCGCGGCGAGGCCTTCACGGTCGACGGCGCGGTGGAGGCGGTGCACGAGGCGATCGAGGAGGTCGGCGGGCGCGCCCTGGTGGTGGGCCTGAGCCTGGGCGGGTTCGTCGCGATCGCCGCCGCGGCCGCCCACCCCGAGCGCGTGGCCGGGCTGGTGGCCACGAGCTGCTCGGCGCGCCCCGTCAACGCCCTGGCCCACATGTACCGGATCCCCG
This sequence is a window from Spinactinospora alkalitolerans. Protein-coding genes within it:
- a CDS encoding glutathione-independent formaldehyde dehydrogenase codes for the protein MRAVVYQEPFEVAVQEVPDPRIEDPTDVLVRITSSAICGSDLHMYEGRTEAEPGIVFGHENMGVVEEIGSAVTSVSRGDRVVMPFNVACGFCRNCQAGFTGFCLTVNPGFAGGAYGYVAMGPYRGGQAEYLRVPFADFNCLVLPPGEENEADYALLADIFPTGYHGCELAGVSPGDTVAVYGAGPVGLMAAYSAFLRGASRVLVVDKVPERLRMAESIGAEPVDFSAGDPAEQIRDLTGGGTDKGIDAVGYQAKGHSGEGEEPAAVLNALVYTVRATGALGVPGLYLSSDPGGGDEEARQGRLVLEIGKLFEKGLRMGTGQANVKRYNRQLRDLIAQGRAKPSFVVSNEVPLDEAASAYDKFDRRVEGYTKVLLHP
- a CDS encoding SRPBCC family protein, producing the protein MNETLRTVDGRPVLRIQRQLHHTPEKVWRAITEPDHLSRWYPFQVTDMDLRIGGRIDFDDGAGTTMTATITELDPPRTFAFSEHAPAQTPNESDDLVHFELRPEGADCLLVFTHTFDDRPAAAAYATGWQTCLDQLQALLADRPAPAATDPAQRHETYISAFGLDTGSTGSTEQGWLVRFDRQLMGPPIDTVWDALTSGAETATTGTPAPPTATTREVPAAAITALQAPTLLEYDWRDAQGPAGRVRWELSQGPAGARITLTQTGPHGAEQERSTALAAWRTHLDLLARRLHAPTPG
- a CDS encoding ArsR/SmtB family transcription factor — protein: MAIPFDVLAEPTRRQILDLLLQRPHPVGELTDRLGLSQPSTSKHLRVLREAGLVRVRRDAQRRWYELRTDPLEEVDAWLAPYRRLWNQHLDALEDHLDTMTDDPDRPDDNRKDQP
- a CDS encoding exodeoxyribonuclease III, with amino-acid sequence MIWTVSTVNVNGLRAAAKKGFGPWLAATGADVVCLQETRAERAQLPDAVIEPPGWHTVLAPAAAKGRAGVALYSRRRPEAVRIGFGEAEFDDAGRYVEADFDRVTVGSLYLPSGEVGTERQAEKERFMAAFLPYLVRRRSETSAQGRELVVCGDYNIAHSEADLKNWRANARSSGFLPEERAWLSRLLEQADLVDAVRRLHPYQDGPYSWWSYRGRAFDNDAGWRIDYQMASPGLAERAKEALVERAASYDRRWSDHAPVTVSYDM